In Vibrio sp. NTOU-M3, the following proteins share a genomic window:
- the tesA gene encoding multifunctional acyl-CoA thioesterase I/protease I/lysophospholipase L1, translating into MFRLLPFLFIVLYVAPASSTTLLILGDSLSAGYQMPVEKAWPNLLPNVLSTKGKSVDVINGSISGDTTGNGLARLPALLKQHSPDYVLIELGANDGLRGFPPKLIENNLMSLIKLSIDHQAKPLLMQIHVLPNYGKRYTKAFSNIYPKVSQQTDVPLLPFFLEGVIAKPEWMMKDGLHPTKDAQPWIAEFVAQELINFL; encoded by the coding sequence ATGTTTCGACTACTTCCCTTTTTATTTATTGTTTTATACGTAGCTCCAGCCAGTAGTACCACTTTGTTAATACTTGGTGACAGCTTAAGTGCAGGCTATCAAATGCCAGTGGAAAAAGCATGGCCAAATTTATTGCCAAATGTATTGTCCACCAAAGGAAAATCTGTCGATGTTATCAACGGAAGTATTTCAGGTGATACCACCGGAAATGGCCTTGCCCGTTTGCCTGCATTACTCAAACAACACTCACCAGATTACGTATTAATCGAGCTCGGAGCGAATGATGGTTTACGAGGCTTTCCTCCTAAACTCATTGAAAATAACCTGATGTCACTGATAAAACTTTCAATCGATCATCAAGCAAAACCGTTATTGATGCAGATCCACGTATTACCCAATTACGGAAAGCGTTATACAAAGGCATTTTCTAACATTTATCCAAAAGTCTCACAGCAAACCGATGTGCCACTTTTACCTTTCTTCCTCGAAGGAGTTATTGCCAAGCCAGAGTGGATGATGAAAGATGGCCTCCATCCAACGAAAGATGCCCAGCCTTGGATTGCGGAATTTGTTGCTCAAGAGTTAATTAATTTTCTTTAA
- the fabV gene encoding enoyl-ACP reductase FabV, whose protein sequence is MIIEPIIDGVVARSAHPFGCEQAVLEQINYAKSAKPIKHGPKRVLIIGASSGFGLAARIALTFGGSDADTIGVSFERGPSNLGGGSAGWYNNYFFQEYAEQEGRIAVNIQGDAFSKEIKQEVVEAIETYFEGEVDLIIYSVASGVRPNPDTGELWRSAIKPIDQDVTGASIILENDSWVETTLTSASQRETEETLRVMGGEDWESWIDTLINSESVSEGCKTIAFSYIGPEVTHPIYLDGTLGRAKIDLHQTSHALNLKLSNFDGGAYATVCKALVTKASVFIPGLSPYILALYKVMKEKGTHEGCIEQMQRLFSDKLYGNTTIPLDAERLIRMDDWELNPDTQEKVAQLMAQLGPDNFKQLGDYQAFKADFLKLNGFGLDTVDYLENVDLDHFIQSTD, encoded by the coding sequence ATGATTATTGAACCAATTATCGATGGCGTGGTTGCCAGAAGTGCTCACCCTTTTGGCTGTGAACAAGCTGTCCTTGAACAAATTAACTATGCAAAATCAGCCAAGCCTATAAAACATGGACCAAAACGCGTCCTTATTATTGGGGCTTCATCAGGCTTTGGACTTGCTGCACGAATCGCGCTTACTTTTGGCGGCAGCGATGCAGATACTATTGGCGTATCTTTCGAACGTGGCCCATCTAATCTTGGTGGCGGTTCAGCTGGCTGGTACAACAACTACTTTTTTCAAGAATATGCAGAGCAAGAAGGTCGTATTGCCGTCAATATCCAAGGTGATGCCTTTTCAAAAGAGATTAAACAAGAAGTTGTAGAAGCGATTGAAACGTACTTCGAAGGTGAAGTGGACCTTATCATCTATAGTGTCGCCAGTGGTGTCAGACCGAACCCTGACACTGGTGAGCTATGGCGCTCAGCGATAAAGCCCATCGACCAAGATGTCACTGGCGCTAGCATTATATTAGAGAACGATAGTTGGGTAGAAACAACGCTAACCTCTGCGAGTCAGCGTGAAACTGAAGAAACGCTCAGAGTAATGGGCGGTGAAGACTGGGAGAGCTGGATCGACACGCTTATTAACTCAGAGTCCGTTTCGGAAGGTTGTAAGACCATCGCATTTTCTTACATTGGACCTGAAGTGACCCACCCTATTTATCTCGATGGCACACTTGGACGAGCAAAGATCGATCTTCACCAAACCAGTCATGCGCTCAATTTAAAACTATCTAACTTTGATGGCGGCGCCTACGCTACTGTCTGTAAGGCGCTCGTAACGAAGGCAAGCGTATTTATCCCGGGTTTAAGCCCCTATATTCTTGCACTCTATAAAGTGATGAAAGAGAAAGGGACGCATGAAGGCTGTATTGAACAAATGCAGCGATTGTTTAGTGACAAGTTATACGGAAACACAACCATCCCCCTCGATGCGGAGCGCCTCATTAGAATGGATGATTGGGAGTTAAACCCAGATACCCAAGAAAAAGTTGCTCAGCTTATGGCACAGCTAGGACCAGACAACTTTAAACAGCTTGGTGATTACCAAGCCTTCAAAGCAGATTTTCTAAAACTCAATGGCTTTGGCTTAGATACCGTCGACTATCTTGAAAATGTTGATCTCGACCACTTCATTCAATCAACAGACTGA
- a CDS encoding EAL domain-containing protein — translation MSKINLNTITIPEDICNGWQAIVNLLADIVNVPSALVMRIHQDYIEVFSSNNNNKHPYAIGDCERLGQGLYCEYVINNQTALIVPDATEDPEWKNNPDMKFGMRAYMGVPINWPSGEPFGTICVLDNKKNEFSLTYKQLLCSFRDSIEAQLTTIIQNEELRLLNDELKSKVDTRTQDLVHLNYSLNQEIDKRRAVEKKLHHQKFHDSGTQFLNQLGLQKQLRQYSSELNGNDYISVIHIGFANGASIQSKYGFHTWEKTLVQYRKRLGDLARFNAFTARPSATDLVLCLRTGHIEEDLNTLCNQLVDIGHSEFLVNHERLHLHTYIGISSTQNPAEVTHLYKQASEAMQSCKDSGHKFSFYSQATADLQKHISQLESYLLQAVRNDDLLLYFQPKVSPASHRWTGAEALLRWRHPILGDVSNQTLIHLAEQNGLIFEVGNFVLRSAIKKASEWMQHVEKFRIAVNVSAIQLQNPQFVDQVHDLLHAYNLPPQFLELEITESSLIADEVVAHQTLDGLNKLGIMLSLDDFGTGYASFNYLKKFPFHAIKIDKSFIHQIDQCDEDKEIVRSIIHVAKKLNLSITVEGIESEQHEAFIIEEGCEYGQGYYYGKPMPCDEFEHSFFNQNYTSEANFSSLPK, via the coding sequence ATGTCAAAAATTAATCTTAATACCATCACCATTCCAGAAGATATATGTAACGGCTGGCAAGCCATCGTTAATTTACTGGCTGACATTGTCAATGTTCCTTCAGCATTAGTCATGCGCATCCATCAGGATTACATTGAGGTCTTCTCCAGCAATAATAACAATAAGCATCCATATGCTATTGGTGACTGTGAACGGCTTGGGCAAGGCCTCTATTGCGAATATGTCATTAATAACCAGACGGCCTTGATTGTTCCCGATGCAACTGAAGATCCTGAATGGAAAAATAACCCTGATATGAAATTTGGCATGCGTGCTTATATGGGTGTTCCAATCAACTGGCCATCAGGTGAACCCTTCGGCACCATTTGTGTACTAGACAACAAAAAAAACGAGTTTTCCCTAACATACAAACAGTTGTTATGTAGTTTTCGTGACTCTATTGAAGCGCAGCTTACAACCATTATTCAAAATGAAGAACTGCGCTTGCTAAATGATGAGTTAAAGTCGAAAGTTGACACTCGAACGCAAGATCTCGTGCACCTTAACTACTCTCTAAATCAAGAAATCGATAAACGTAGAGCGGTAGAGAAAAAACTTCACCATCAGAAGTTTCACGACAGTGGAACCCAATTCCTTAATCAGTTGGGTTTACAAAAACAGCTACGACAATATTCCTCTGAGCTTAATGGCAACGACTACATATCTGTTATCCATATCGGATTCGCAAACGGGGCAAGTATTCAGTCAAAGTATGGATTTCATACGTGGGAAAAAACCCTTGTTCAGTATCGAAAACGACTTGGTGATTTAGCACGTTTTAATGCATTTACCGCAAGACCCAGTGCAACCGATTTGGTGCTTTGTTTGCGTACCGGACACATTGAAGAAGATTTAAATACCCTATGTAACCAATTGGTAGATATCGGACACTCTGAGTTTCTGGTGAACCATGAAAGGCTTCATCTTCACACCTATATTGGCATCAGTTCAACACAAAACCCTGCTGAAGTGACGCACCTGTATAAGCAAGCGTCAGAAGCGATGCAATCTTGCAAAGATTCTGGCCACAAGTTTAGCTTTTATTCACAGGCAACTGCTGACTTACAAAAGCATATTAGCCAATTAGAAAGCTACCTTCTTCAAGCCGTCAGAAATGACGATTTGCTGCTGTATTTCCAACCTAAAGTATCTCCTGCGTCTCATCGTTGGACAGGTGCTGAAGCTTTGTTGCGTTGGCGCCACCCTATTCTTGGCGATGTATCAAACCAAACGTTAATCCACTTAGCAGAACAAAATGGGCTTATATTCGAAGTCGGCAACTTTGTCCTTCGCTCAGCCATTAAAAAAGCCTCTGAATGGATGCAACACGTTGAGAAGTTTCGAATTGCAGTTAACGTTTCAGCAATTCAATTACAAAACCCTCAATTTGTGGACCAAGTTCATGACCTTTTACATGCCTATAATTTACCCCCTCAGTTTTTAGAGCTTGAGATCACCGAAAGTAGCCTCATCGCCGATGAAGTGGTTGCGCACCAGACCCTTGATGGCCTGAATAAGCTTGGAATCATGTTATCTCTGGATGATTTTGGGACTGGGTATGCTTCATTTAATTACCTGAAGAAGTTTCCTTTCCACGCGATTAAAATCGACAAAAGTTTCATCCATCAAATTGATCAGTGTGATGAAGACAAAGAAATCGTGCGCTCCATCATTCATGTTGCTAAAAAGCTTAACCTGTCTATCACAGTAGAAGGCATCGAGTCAGAACAGCATGAGGCGTTTATTATTGAAGAAGGGTGTGAATATGGCCAAGGCTACTACTATGGTAAACCCATGCCCTGTGATGAGTTTGAACACTCTTTCTTTAATCAAAATTACACCAGTGAAGCAAATTTCAGTAGCTTACCGAAATAA
- a CDS encoding P-loop domain-containing protein, producing the protein MDQLIALLKKIEKQNYRAYQQIKGQYDFGDFTLHADYIQGDPYASASRFRVIRPWAPTGLQWLREKSPSYQIAARDFIARSFATFAKQENSVSIALTGQTVMDSTAVLFTEQGIEIRFRVDLPAEGRSVLGKRAINALTFHLPKFVRRATLERELDLTALKHHCESIEDQVAMREQLKQKGLIAFVGNGSILPRIAGNCDLPMKQAVAFQSPENLTVELNTPNQGPVKGMGIPQGITVIVGGGFHGKSTLLNAIERSIYNHLPGDGREFVVTNEEAMKIRAEDGRCVHNLNLSNYINHLPMGKDTGDFSTQDASGSTSQAAWLQESIEAGAQCMLIDEDTSATNFMIRDERMQALVAKGDEPITPLVDRIGQLRDELEISTIVVMGGSGDYLDVADTVIQMHDYQALDVTEKAHQVIQQHPTQRENESEKALETFRPRSVNRAALQAVLADGKFRVSAKGIDSLRFGKEFIDLAALEQLESSAEINAIGWLWFQLAQLPGWSNNPAKEFNDMLKGEWHQHMPNQGDLAKPRVLDTMAALNRMRKSQFRASK; encoded by the coding sequence ATGGATCAACTCATTGCCCTTTTAAAAAAAATAGAAAAACAAAATTATCGTGCATACCAACAAATTAAAGGTCAGTATGATTTTGGTGATTTCACACTACATGCAGATTATATCCAAGGTGACCCTTACGCATCGGCATCACGTTTTCGCGTTATTCGCCCGTGGGCACCGACTGGTTTGCAATGGTTAAGAGAAAAATCACCGTCTTACCAAATCGCCGCGAGAGATTTTATCGCTCGCAGCTTTGCGACATTTGCTAAACAAGAAAATTCCGTCAGCATCGCCTTAACAGGCCAAACTGTGATGGACAGTACAGCCGTTCTATTTACTGAACAAGGCATCGAAATTCGATTCAGAGTCGATCTACCTGCTGAGGGTCGTTCAGTATTAGGGAAGCGCGCGATCAATGCACTAACATTCCATCTACCAAAATTTGTACGCAGAGCAACACTCGAACGAGAATTAGATCTCACCGCACTAAAGCATCACTGTGAGTCGATTGAAGACCAAGTCGCAATGCGAGAGCAGCTCAAACAAAAAGGCCTTATCGCCTTTGTTGGTAATGGTTCCATTCTCCCTCGCATTGCGGGTAATTGCGACCTTCCAATGAAACAAGCCGTTGCTTTCCAGTCCCCTGAAAATCTAACAGTGGAGTTAAACACGCCAAACCAAGGTCCAGTGAAGGGCATGGGGATTCCACAAGGTATCACCGTAATTGTTGGTGGTGGTTTCCATGGTAAATCTACCTTACTCAATGCGATTGAGCGCTCTATCTATAACCATCTACCGGGTGATGGACGAGAGTTCGTTGTCACAAATGAAGAAGCGATGAAGATTCGTGCTGAAGATGGTCGTTGCGTTCATAACTTAAATTTATCCAACTACATTAACCATTTACCTATGGGTAAAGATACTGGCGACTTTTCGACACAAGATGCTTCAGGTTCCACATCACAGGCTGCTTGGTTACAAGAATCAATTGAAGCGGGTGCACAATGCATGTTGATCGATGAGGATACGTCAGCCACGAACTTTATGATCCGTGACGAACGCATGCAGGCATTGGTAGCAAAAGGTGACGAGCCAATCACACCACTGGTTGACCGAATTGGACAGCTACGTGACGAGTTGGAGATTTCTACCATTGTTGTAATGGGAGGCTCTGGTGACTACCTAGATGTTGCCGATACCGTCATTCAAATGCACGACTACCAAGCACTTGATGTGACAGAAAAAGCGCATCAGGTTATTCAACAGCACCCTACCCAACGAGAAAACGAAAGTGAAAAAGCGTTAGAGACGTTCAGACCACGTTCAGTCAACCGAGCAGCATTGCAAGCCGTGCTTGCAGACGGAAAGTTCCGAGTATCTGCAAAAGGCATTGACTCATTGCGCTTCGGTAAAGAGTTTATCGACCTAGCAGCACTTGAGCAATTGGAATCCAGTGCTGAAATCAATGCAATTGGATGGCTTTGGTTCCAGTTGGCGCAATTACCGGGCTGGTCTAATAACCCAGCTAAAGAGTTCAATGACATGCTCAAAGGTGAATGGCACCAACACATGCCAAATCAAGGGGATTTAGCTAAACCACGCGTCCTCGACACCATGGCGGCATTAAACCGTATGCGTAAATCACAATTCCGCGCTTCGAAGTAG
- a CDS encoding GNAT family N-acetyltransferase has translation MSFQIHTPRFVLRDFELSDIAHYTAQCQDKKYQRFYSDEDCSIEKCDELVKIFIAQAKISQRNAYHLAITDRVTGEYLGIAGLRLENENQASVGCGLVRNKQHKHVAHEAMKALLEFGFQQLQIHRAYAETISDNIAAVKLCKSIGMRQEAELIQNRYFKNQWWNTTILAILSSEFPR, from the coding sequence ATGTCATTTCAAATCCATACACCCAGATTCGTTCTCCGTGATTTCGAATTGAGCGATATTGCGCATTACACAGCTCAATGCCAAGACAAGAAATATCAACGCTTTTACAGTGACGAAGATTGTTCAATAGAGAAGTGCGATGAACTTGTTAAAATATTTATTGCACAAGCTAAGATTTCACAGAGAAACGCTTACCATTTAGCGATAACTGATCGTGTTACCGGGGAATACCTAGGCATCGCAGGCCTCAGGCTTGAAAACGAAAACCAAGCATCCGTGGGGTGTGGTTTAGTCCGAAATAAGCAACATAAACATGTCGCTCACGAAGCGATGAAAGCCCTTTTAGAATTTGGCTTTCAGCAATTACAAATTCACCGAGCCTATGCAGAAACCATTTCGGACAACATCGCAGCAGTTAAGCTTTGTAAGAGTATCGGAATGAGGCAGGAAGCGGAGCTGATACAGAACCGCTATTTTAAAAACCAATGGTGGAATACAACTATTTTGGCCATTCTATCGAGTGAGTTTCCCCGTTAA
- a CDS encoding DNA-J related domain-containing protein, translating to MTTSNELTACFQSYMENPLLWPILEVLKKTPSGWKVHTLASHLGELGFIPALDASPEKDLFKRNFLIMNALYQLQETLYPDNWLQVEAMNIVLMSAHQVAGHEVDHHDPLRDYYIQWQNYEAEEGEVKRLLNEFWTRYREFVGSTNGKDMDRAKALSLFKLPQDATPTDIRKTWRKLALKWHPDRDNGDSEQFKVLCEAWHVLRH from the coding sequence ATGACCACCTCAAATGAACTGACAGCTTGCTTTCAAAGCTATATGGAAAATCCGCTACTATGGCCAATTCTTGAAGTATTGAAGAAGACACCATCTGGATGGAAAGTTCATACACTAGCTTCGCATTTAGGAGAGCTAGGGTTTATACCTGCTCTTGATGCTTCGCCTGAAAAGGATCTGTTTAAGCGTAATTTTCTTATCATGAACGCGTTGTATCAGCTTCAGGAAACGCTGTACCCGGATAATTGGCTCCAAGTTGAGGCAATGAACATTGTTTTGATGTCCGCACATCAGGTTGCAGGACACGAAGTGGATCATCATGATCCCCTGCGGGATTACTATATCCAATGGCAGAACTATGAGGCTGAAGAGGGCGAGGTTAAGCGTTTGTTGAATGAATTCTGGACGCGATATCGTGAATTTGTCGGAAGCACTAACGGCAAAGACATGGACAGAGCCAAAGCGTTGAGTTTGTTTAAACTGCCACAAGATGCAACGCCGACGGACATCAGAAAAACATGGCGAAAACTTGCTTTAAAATGGCACCCTGATCGTGACAATGGTGACAGTGAACAATTCAAAGTGCTTTGCGAAGCGTGGCATGTTTTACGTCATTAA
- a CDS encoding HD domain-containing phosphohydrolase, whose amino-acid sequence MEESYCFAEESSTLEPITEKFWEILVVDDELDVHDVTNIVLGDCEFLGRKLHFTHAYSAKEAREQIENAPHDFAVILLDVVMETRQAGLDLVKWIRDTKNNKSSRIILRTGQPGDAPEEQVILTYDINDYKNKTELTSTRLITTTFAAIRSYSDIITIEQTRAGLKTIINSTSDILVENTSATWLQGILRQIVALLKLDDLHAIHYGASPVDGQWRIVATTNGDKCPLGDELSSYCDVAPAQFDFFRPRLHHVDNNTFVLPISVHDSNGIIVVKSNEETLEQHRELIELFIKSATIAYDKMFLINEVVETQKEIAYRLGEVVETRSKESGSHVKRLSLLSHLLAKNAGLSDDYAEKIKLASPLHDIGKIAIPDNILHKPGKLSAEEWEIMKTHAAVGAEILAGSNLEILRIAAIIASSHHEKWDGSGYPSGLTGEDIPIEGRITAIIDVFDALASKRCYKEPWAIDDIKQHFLEQKGQHFDPKLCDVFLSIFDECIELRDAYPD is encoded by the coding sequence ATGGAAGAAAGCTATTGCTTTGCAGAAGAGAGCTCGACGTTAGAACCAATCACGGAAAAGTTCTGGGAAATTCTAGTTGTCGACGATGAACTAGACGTACACGACGTCACTAACATTGTATTGGGCGACTGTGAGTTTCTTGGTAGAAAGCTACATTTCACGCACGCTTATTCAGCCAAAGAAGCTAGAGAGCAAATCGAAAACGCTCCTCACGATTTCGCCGTTATCCTTTTAGATGTAGTGATGGAAACCCGCCAAGCTGGTCTCGATTTAGTAAAGTGGATTCGAGACACTAAAAATAACAAAAGTAGCAGAATCATCTTACGTACCGGACAACCTGGCGACGCTCCAGAAGAGCAAGTTATTCTTACTTACGATATTAATGACTATAAGAATAAAACCGAGCTCACTTCTACGCGCTTGATTACCACAACGTTTGCTGCAATCCGTTCTTACAGCGACATCATTACCATTGAGCAAACCCGCGCAGGGCTAAAAACTATCATCAATTCCACCTCAGATATATTAGTGGAAAACACAAGCGCAACTTGGCTTCAAGGCATATTGCGTCAAATCGTCGCCTTGTTAAAACTCGACGATCTCCATGCCATACATTACGGCGCCTCTCCGGTGGACGGGCAATGGCGGATTGTTGCAACAACAAATGGTGATAAATGTCCTTTAGGTGATGAGCTCTCTTCATATTGTGACGTTGCTCCTGCTCAGTTCGATTTTTTCCGGCCTCGACTACACCATGTAGATAACAACACCTTCGTTCTTCCTATCTCCGTTCATGACTCAAATGGCATCATCGTTGTGAAAAGCAATGAAGAAACTTTAGAACAACACAGAGAGTTGATTGAGCTTTTTATTAAAAGTGCCACCATTGCCTACGACAAAATGTTTCTAATTAATGAAGTGGTTGAAACACAAAAAGAGATCGCCTATCGGTTAGGTGAAGTAGTAGAAACCCGGTCGAAAGAATCTGGCAGCCACGTTAAGCGCTTATCTCTGCTATCCCATTTATTAGCCAAAAATGCCGGATTAAGTGATGACTACGCCGAAAAAATAAAACTCGCCTCTCCTTTGCACGATATAGGAAAGATTGCGATCCCAGACAATATTCTTCACAAACCCGGAAAGCTATCCGCTGAAGAGTGGGAAATAATGAAAACTCATGCCGCAGTTGGCGCTGAAATATTAGCCGGTTCAAACCTCGAGATCTTGCGGATAGCCGCCATCATTGCTTCAAGCCACCATGAAAAATGGGATGGAAGCGGCTATCCCTCAGGCCTAACAGGTGAAGACATACCCATCGAAGGTCGCATTACAGCAATTATTGATGTTTTCGATGCGCTGGCTTCTAAGCGTTGCTACAAAGAGCCTTGGGCAATCGACGATATCAAGCAGCATTTCTTAGAGCAAAAAGGCCAACACTTCGATCCTAAGTTGTGCGATGTCTTTTTGAGTATTTTCGACGAGTGCATTGAGTTAAGAGATGCCTATCCAGATTAA
- a CDS encoding ABC transporter substrate-binding protein yields the protein MSSLKITWLLASFILLLSPNLSSAKQTFRADSSSDSVTDKFRSGSHVKVYLPNLPYIASSHSINAGLLRPANNTQGWEYDLATSHKIISPRLYEFTLRKGVRFQDGTPFNADSVLMNIEYFMKEPYTFTKLYKILDRVEKISPYVIRFHLTEDYGLLLYDAIWLHFYTKPYLDKFGWNGKPFCPNLAEAGPYGLGPYILKEGYIEGDRRSDRAVLEANPYYWDKNSPKVEKITLYMSLSQEEAKNLTLYEEGKLDIAPLIFSDELETIYAPYSKLSRLQSTNTYIARFNLFNGHPIYKEADIRKAVNLAIDQNALVSLSMNGEGRSTFISVPEQLLGVDKAIRSLPEHAQSQEPPNKAQIESLLATHKQNYGYKAEEKITLRLYAQESMRYMLNDIKFFLEKYDFDVEIIIAKSESEMFINAIAAHVNQNTTDFDVVLWPNFDWFRNPWVSFFIYDTASSWTTTPPNAELDALVNNFIATPYSASSYQKVLTRLIQHLYNSNYQLFLPSPYNIIALNKEIVFTPRTSAIYPLWEIQVSDYHWSVRGEQPYPEQLKLPIKILESQGQ from the coding sequence ATGTCTTCATTAAAAATCACATGGTTACTCGCATCATTTATTTTATTGCTGTCCCCTAACCTTTCCTCTGCTAAACAAACTTTTCGGGCTGATTCGAGTTCTGATAGCGTCACCGATAAATTTCGTTCCGGCTCCCATGTAAAAGTCTATTTACCCAACTTGCCATACATTGCAAGCTCTCACTCGATTAATGCCGGATTGTTAAGACCCGCCAATAATACGCAAGGCTGGGAGTATGATCTTGCAACAAGCCACAAAATCATCTCGCCTAGACTGTACGAGTTTACCTTAAGAAAAGGGGTTAGATTTCAAGATGGTACCCCTTTCAATGCTGATTCTGTCCTTATGAATATTGAATACTTTATGAAGGAGCCCTATACCTTTACCAAGTTATATAAGATTTTGGATCGAGTAGAAAAAATATCGCCATATGTCATTCGCTTCCATTTAACCGAAGACTATGGCTTATTGTTGTATGACGCGATCTGGCTTCATTTTTATACCAAGCCCTATCTAGATAAATTTGGTTGGAACGGTAAGCCTTTTTGCCCAAATCTTGCTGAAGCGGGTCCATATGGCCTAGGACCCTACATTTTAAAAGAAGGTTACATAGAAGGTGATCGGAGAAGTGATAGAGCCGTATTAGAAGCAAACCCATATTACTGGGATAAGAACTCACCAAAGGTCGAAAAAATCACTCTCTATATGAGTCTCAGCCAAGAAGAAGCTAAAAACCTTACGCTATATGAAGAAGGAAAGCTGGACATTGCACCACTCATATTCTCAGATGAACTAGAGACAATATACGCCCCCTATTCTAAGCTCAGTCGGCTTCAATCAACGAACACCTATATCGCTCGTTTTAACCTGTTTAACGGCCATCCAATATATAAAGAGGCAGATATTAGAAAGGCCGTCAATCTCGCGATTGATCAAAATGCTTTAGTATCACTATCTATGAATGGCGAAGGAAGAAGTACTTTTATTTCTGTCCCTGAACAATTGCTTGGCGTAGACAAAGCCATCCGCTCTCTTCCTGAACACGCGCAAAGCCAAGAACCGCCTAATAAAGCGCAAATTGAATCTCTTCTTGCTACCCATAAGCAAAATTACGGATACAAAGCAGAAGAAAAAATCACGCTACGCCTATACGCACAAGAAAGTATGCGTTATATGCTGAATGACATTAAGTTCTTTCTTGAAAAGTACGATTTTGATGTGGAAATCATCATTGCTAAATCAGAGTCGGAAATGTTCATTAATGCCATTGCCGCACATGTAAATCAAAATACGACCGATTTCGATGTCGTCCTTTGGCCTAATTTCGACTGGTTTAGAAATCCTTGGGTATCGTTCTTTATTTATGATACGGCCTCTTCATGGACCACGACACCTCCTAATGCCGAATTAGATGCTCTTGTGAACAACTTCATTGCTACGCCTTATTCGGCAAGCAGTTATCAAAAAGTATTAACTCGTCTGATACAGCATTTATATAACTCAAACTACCAACTCTTCTTACCCAGTCCATACAACATTATCGCGTTGAACAAAGAAATAGTTTTTACGCCACGAACTTCCGCCATTTATCCTTTATGGGAAATCCAAGTCAGTGACTACCATTGGTCAGTGAGAGGAGAGCAACCTTACCCAGAGCAACTCAAACTTCCTATTAAGATTCTTGAATCACAAGGACAATGA